A region of the Nitrospirota bacterium genome:
CTGCTGGTAGCCCAGACTGGCATCTTACAATCATTACAGGGTCGTCTTTTCCAACATATTTGCCTGCTATCTCGGATAGCTTCTGTGTAGAGGCAACTGCTGAAATCTCTCCGTCTTTCCTTCTTACAGTCTTAATCATAAACCTACCTACTGCACCTATGAACATCAGAAGGTCATACATCTCCTCTGGGCATGAAAGGGTTATGCTTTTATGCTCCCTAATATCTAAGACATCGAACATAAAGCCTTCGTGCATCGAGGGGTCTATCACAAGGCCTGCTGTATTGAATGGGTCTGCAAATATTCTAAAAAGTGGAAGGTTCCACGCCCCCGGAGAGGTCTTATCAGCCATGAAAATGAGCACAGGCTCGCTTTTTCTTTCCTCAAACTCCATCTCAGCCACACCCGGGCCAAGACCCTTTATAGTGCCTGTGAATGCATCCTTGAGGATGTCCTGTCCTGCACCATAGAGCTTAAGCTCCTTTGCAACCTCTGTACATGAAAGGAATGTGTTCCATGCAAGCTCGTGAATTTCTTTAGAATCAGTGCCTTTTTTGTGCGTCATGATAAGCTCAAGGTCATCCCCGCACCTTGTCACATGAAAATCGATAAGGAGTCCTTTGTCCAAAGCAGAGGAAAGCTTTTCCCTTGCCTTATCCATGAGGTCTGAATGAATGCTTGAATGCCCTACATATCCACCTACATCTGCCTTTATGACACTTAGTGTAATCATAACCCCTCCTTTTTTAGATTTTAGCAGATACCCCCAAATTATTATAGATGTGTGATAAACTAATTTGTTATGAATTCATACATCTTTAGTACGCTCAAGCAGGTAAAACGGCTTATAGTAATAGTGCTTGGATTCACAGTGCTTTTAATCGGTATAACACTGATTGTGCTTCCAGGACCTGCTGTAATTGTAATCCCGATTGGGCTTGCAACCCTGGCAACAGAGTTTCTCTGGGCAAGAAAACTGCTCCACAGAGTCAAAAACACCATCTTAAACACTGTCAATAAAAACCTTTTAAAATAAGCCTTTTATAGAGTTTTTTCAGGGTCTCGATTTAGTGCTACAATCTATTTATGCCTGATATATTTATCGGCTGTTCGGGCTTTCATTATGGGCACTGGGAAGGGAATTTCTATCCCAAGGGATTGCCTAAGTCGAAATGGCTTGAATTCTATTCAAAGAATTTCTCAACAGTAGAGCTGAATGTTACATTCTACAGACTTCCAACCGCAAATACATTCCTTGACTGGTATAAAAAAACACCCCATCCATTTACATTCTCGGTTAAAGGAAGTAGATTCATTACTCATATAAAAAGGCTGATTGAGCCTTCAGAGCCTCTCAGGGCATTCATGGAAAGGGCAATGGCACTGAAGGAGAAATTAGGCGTTATATTATGGCAGTTCCCTTCTACATTCAAGGCAGATATAGAGCGTCTAAAAAAGTTTCTTACCGACCTTAGACATTATGGATTAAGAAACGCATTTGAATTCAGAAACGAGACATGGATTAACAGAGAAGTCATATCGCTTTTTGAAAAAGAAGGTGTCTCCCTTTGCATGGCTGACTGGCCACCTTTCCTAAAGGAGCTTCCTATTACAGCAGACTTTCTCTATATCAGAAGACATGGCGAAGGAGGCAGTTATGCCACCTGCTATTCCGACGATGAGCTTAAAAAGGATGCATTACGGATTAAGAAATATCTTAAACAGAGTAAGGATGTCTTCATCTATTTTAATAACGATGCATTTGGCTATGCACCTAAGAACGCACTGAGGCTAAGGGAGTTGATTAAATAAGCTTATTGACTGCTCTATGTGCCCATCTCCCAGCTTGCAAGGTATTTCTTCTGCTCTACAGTAAGGGTGTCTATTTTAATACCCATTGCCTTGAGTTTAAGTCTTGCAATATCTTTGTCTATTTTTTCAGGGACGCTATAGACCTTGTTTTGAAGCTTTCTATAGTTTTTCGCCATGTACTCTGCACAAAGCGACTGATTCGCAAAGCTCATATCCATGACCTGTGAGGGATGTCCCTCTGCTGCCGCAAGGTTCACGAGCCTTCCTTCTCCAAGGAGATAGATTCTCTTTCCATTTCTGAGTGTGAATTCCTCGACAAAATCCCTTATAACCCTTCTTGCCTTTGACATCTTCTTTAGCGAAGGTATATCAATCTCCACATTGAAATGTCCTGAGTTTGCAACTATTGCACCGTCTTTCATAACTTTAAAGCACTCCTTGGATATCACATTTACATCTCCTGTGACAGTAACGAATATATCGCCGATTGAGGAGGCATCCTTAATAGGCATAACTATGAAGCCATCCATCGTTGCCTCAAGTGCCCTTAGCGGATTGACCTCTGTAATAATGACCCTTGCTCCCATGCCTTTTGCCCTCATGGAGACACCTTTTCCGCACCAACCATACCCTGAAACAACAATCACAGAGCCTGCATAGAGCCTGTTTGTTGAGCGCATTATGCCATCTATCGTTGACTGTCCTGTGCCATACCGATTGTCAAAAAGATACTTTGTATATGCATCGTTGACTGCTATGATTGGATACGCTAAGACCCCATGCTCAGACATAGCCCTTAGCCTGATTACG
Encoded here:
- a CDS encoding PGPGW domain-containing protein, with the translated sequence MNSYIFSTLKQVKRLIVIVLGFTVLLIGITLIVLPGPAVIVIPIGLATLATEFLWARKLLHRVKNTILNTVNKNLLK
- a CDS encoding adenosylhomocysteinase, which codes for MLKHHIKDITLAKKGRLRIEWASKDMPVLESIKERFSKEKPLKGIKIAACLHVTTETANLMETLKAGGGEVSLCASNPLSTQDDVAASLVAHSKIPTFSIKGEDNKTYYRHINDALSLRPHITMDDGADLVSTLHKEKRALLKHVIGGTEETTTGVIRLRAMSEHGVLAYPIIAVNDAYTKYLFDNRYGTGQSTIDGIMRSTNRLYAGSVIVVSGYGWCGKGVSMRAKGMGARVIITEVNPLRALEATMDGFIVMPIKDASSIGDIFVTVTGDVNVISKECFKVMKDGAIVANSGHFNVEIDIPSLKKMSKARRVIRDFVEEFTLRNGKRIYLLGEGRLVNLAAAEGHPSQVMDMSFANQSLCAEYMAKNYRKLQNKVYSVPEKIDKDIARLKLKAMGIKIDTLTVEQKKYLASWEMGT
- a CDS encoding DUF72 domain-containing protein; the encoded protein is MPDIFIGCSGFHYGHWEGNFYPKGLPKSKWLEFYSKNFSTVELNVTFYRLPTANTFLDWYKKTPHPFTFSVKGSRFITHIKRLIEPSEPLRAFMERAMALKEKLGVILWQFPSTFKADIERLKKFLTDLRHYGLRNAFEFRNETWINREVISLFEKEGVSLCMADWPPFLKELPITADFLYIRRHGEGGSYATCYSDDELKKDALRIKKYLKQSKDVFIYFNNDAFGYAPKNALRLRELIK
- a CDS encoding fructose 1,6-bisphosphatase, with amino-acid sequence MITLSVIKADVGGYVGHSSIHSDLMDKAREKLSSALDKGLLIDFHVTRCGDDLELIMTHKKGTDSKEIHELAWNTFLSCTEVAKELKLYGAGQDILKDAFTGTIKGLGPGVAEMEFEERKSEPVLIFMADKTSPGAWNLPLFRIFADPFNTAGLVIDPSMHEGFMFDVLDIREHKSITLSCPEEMYDLLMFIGAVGRFMIKTVRRKDGEISAVASTQKLSEIAGKYVGKDDPVMIVRCQSGLPAVGEVLEPFTFPHLVEGWMRGSHHGPLMPVPFYEANPSRFDGPPRVISAGFQINNGKLIGPRDMFDDPAFDEVRKRANDIANYMRHHGPFEPHRLGLEVMEYTTMPALMKKLEGRFKEI